The Candidatus Methylacidiphilales bacterium DNA segment AGACAATTCAAGAGATAATTGAATCTGGGAGTTCAGCTCAAATAAAAACTTTAGAAGAAATCAAAGATTTAGAACAATTAAATGTGGTTCTAGGTAGACTGCTTAGTAACTTACCTGCCACCCAACGGGCTATAGTTGTGCTTCATGATATGGAAGGTTACCAACTGAGCGAACTTGCCACTCAGTTAGACATACCAATTGGTACGGTTAAATCCAGACTTCATAGAGGTAGAGAACGATTAAAAGCTCTATTAATTGAGGCAGGATATGGTAAATTAGAGCAAGAAAATGATAGCAACAATAATGCCAACGATGGGAACCTTTAAGCAAGTACATCCGTCTATATATGGAGAGCGTAAAAACTCTTAGTACCAGTACCGATGACAAACGACTTAACTCGCTTATTACAGCAATATGAATGTGTTCTTACCTCCGAGGACCGAATGTTGACAATAAGTAGAAGGGCCAAGCTGTCTTGTAAGTTCTTATTACTTGGTAAGTGGATTAGAAAAGCTGCATCACCACTTTCGTTTGTCGGAGGTATCTTAGTTTCAATTAGTACAATACTTTATGCCCCGTCCGCTTCACAAATGATTGCCTCGATATTTAACCCAAACGAAAGCACAATTGCCACAACTAATACTACAGCAAATCTAAGGCAAATTAATTGGAAAACCTCTTCTAAAGATGAGCCGCAGGTTCTTGAGATTCCAATTTCAACCAAACGCTTCATACCCAATGCAAATGTAAAAGTTACTTTAGATGATAATATCTCAATTGAGAGATACCCAATGGTTAAGAAAATCACATTTCAAACAGATATCAGTCCTGAACATCCAGTGATCAATATTCCAGTGATCAAAACTGATGATCACGAAGCAAATATAATCGTAGAAATTGAAACACCTGATAAATCTCAAGTTATGCTCTATCAGATTGTTTCTGATCATTCTAGCGACACCTCACCAAAAGTATTTGATGCATCTTTTCAACAATAATATATCTACTGAAGCTCTAGTAAAAACATGTTGCACTTCGCTCCTAACCCTAGCTACGCTGTTTTGCCTTATCCATAACACTATAGCTGAGCAAATCTATACTGCTGCTAAATTTGCAGAACTTTCAGATCTCTGCATCACCAAATCAAATTCAGAAGATCAGAGACCGCAGATGACTCCGCCATTTCTTCACGACCATACTTTTTTAGAAGGGTTGAGAAAATTATTTATTTCGTATGGAAGTTCTAGTTTTGTTTCTACTGCACAAAAAAATCAGGAAATCATCTCTTCACTGTATCAACAAGTGAATAGTGGGTCTATTGATGAGAATGAGAAAATAAAATTATGTAAATTATTTAGAAAATCCACGATTGAATTTCATCGAAAAACTCAATTTGAATTTGAACAAAATCCTCCCTTACGGGAAGCTGTGTCTGAATATCAAACATCATACTGTTTAGCAGTGCACGAACGAAGAATCGTAGTAAAGCATGATTTTATATTTAACCAACTACTATCAACTATTTCCGATAAATCCATCATAAATAAATTAACTCTCCACAGAAACAATTTACTCTCTTACTTAAAACTAATTGATAATACCGATTCAAAGTTAGAGTCAAGAGAGCTTTTTAATCAACTTACCTTTGAAAGAAACGCATTAGAAACGATTTTTGATCAACTAGTACTCAGCGATGCCGGGTTTGCTAATACCATACATTCTATTATTCAAAAAAATATCTCAAAAATCTCCCCGTTTGAGAGGGATAAAATTGAACGCGCCTCACATGCCTCGTATTCAACAAGATTTGACCGAAAATTATCACTAAATTGCTAGTGACCCAGTTCCTCTAGACAGAGCAAACGCTCTTGTCGCTGTTCAGTTGGCTACGGGGGTGTTTTAACACTTCAATTCATGCGATAATATAGCTAAAATATAGCTAAAAAGGCAGGAATTATATTATGTTACTCGTACTATCTACACTATTTTATATTTGGTTACTATTTTTAGCGATTGCTAAAAATAAAAAATCTTTCATTAGATCGATTATCTCAGTATTGGGGATAACATTATTATTTCTCTATATCCAACTTACTTCAAATATTGGTGATACCGATGGGGTAACTAAATTCTCTGTTACATTTGTTGATATTGGCATTTTACTAATTACCTTAGTAGTCTTGTTTTTCGTCTCAATTAAAGGGTTGCGACTATGGGTAACAAAGTTATTTTATGACAAATTAAAAAACACCTTACCAAAAATTAGCGCCACCGAAATGACGGTCATTCAAGCTGGTAATACTTGGATTGAAAAAAATATCTTACAAGGGGAGATTGATTGGTACGAAATTAATAAAATTAAGATTAATGATTTTACTGCTGAAGAGAAGAGTTTTTTAGCGACTGAAGTTAACCAATTATGTGAATTAGTAGTAAGCGAAGAAATTAAAAAAAATAAAAACTTAAGCCCTGAGATTTGGAAGTATATTCGGGAAAAAGGATTTTTAGGAATGGTATTGCCTAAAAAATATGGTGGCTTAGGCTTTAGTGCCCACGCGCACTCTGCGGTAGTTGCTAAACTTGCCACTTGTTCTCAGCCACTAGCAGTCACGGTAATGGTACCAAATTCACTTGGGCCTGGAGAATTATTAATACATTACGGAACTGAAGAACAGAGAAATTATTATTTGCCACGACTTGCAAAAGGTGTTGATATACCTTGTTTTGCACTAACTTCACCTGTGGCAGGCTCTGATGCAGGCTCAATAGAAGACTCAGGTACTGTTTGTTTTGGTGAATACCAAGGTAACGCCAAGGTGCTAGGTCTTCGACTTAACTGGGAGAAGAGATATATCACCCTATGTCCAGTTGCTACATTATTAGGTTTAGCCTTTAAAGCTTATGACCCTGATAATTTATTACCTGTGAACCACCCACTAAAAGGAAAAGTCAGACTTGGTATCACGCTCGCAATCATTCCCACCAACTTACCAGGAATTCAAATCGGTAACAGACATGACCCAATGGGTGTAAGCTTTCAAAACGGTCCTACTAGAGGTAAAGATGTGTTTATCCCAATGGATCATATTGTTGGAGGCATAGATAGAATTGGTCATGGATGGCAGATGTTAACCGAATGTTTATCAATTGGAAGAGGAATTTCATTGCCTTCACTATCAGTAGCTGGTTGCAAACTCACCCTCGCCACTACTACCGCATACGCAACTGTGAGAGAGCAATTTAATTTACCTGTTGCTCGTTTTGAAGCAGTAGCGGATCGAATCTGCACTCTCGCTGAAAATACTTTTTCAACTGAGTCCGCACAACGACTTACAAGTTCGTCAATTGATGAAGGCACAGTTCCTGCAGTAATTACCGCCATGATTAAATATAAAAACACAGAGTTGCTTAGAAACTCTGTAAATATTGCTTTTGATATCCATGGTGGTAGAGCGATAATGTGCGGTCCAAGAAACTACCTAGAGGAAATCTATCGGAGCATACCGATAGCTATTACGGTTGAAGGCGCAAATATTCTCACACAGAGTTTGATAGTATTTGGTCAAGGGATAATGCGTTGCCACCCCTATCTTCTAGCCGAGGTAGAAGCACTAAGTACGCAAGATCAAAAACTAGCAATAGAAAAACTTGAAAAATCACTTTTCCCGCATCTGGGTTATGTTATGGGCAATCTCTCTTCTTCTCTAGCCTACGGATATTCGTTTGGTCATTTCGCACCTAGTATTGGAAATGGGGTACTCAAACGAATGACTCAAGCGGTTTCATCTACTAGTTATATTCTTTCTCTTACCAGCGATCTAGCTCTATTATTATATGGAGGCAATTTAAAGCGGATGGAGATCGCCTCTTCTAAATTTGCTACGGTGTGGACTAATCTTTATTACGCCTTGTCATGTATTAAACGATTTCAAGTAATAAATGAGCCAAAAAATCTTGAGCCCTTGTTACGGATAACTGTATTGGATTTGGTATATCAGGCAAGAGACAACTTACGCGATATATTATCCGACCTTCCGATTGTTCCAGGTAGAGTATTGGCGACATTACTACTACCCACGAATAGGCCATTTGGTCATATTTCTAACCGAGAACGAGTGGCGGTTAGTGAGCTTTTCTGTATGAATAACGGGCCACGCGTACTTTTTACGGACAACCTATTCCGATCACCTTCAATTGAGCATCCTTTAACAAGAATTGAAAGTGCTTTTCAAGCCGTTACTGATGAGAAATATAAATTAGTCGCTCGGCAACTTAAGTCATTACCGATTGATGCGCCAAAACGATTACCAAATGAATCATTATCAGATTGGCTAAATAAAATTGTGAGCGCGGGATATATTTCCGAAGAACAAAAAAGGCTCTATGTGCACACCAAAGCATTAGTTTTAGACGCGGTAATGGTTGATGAATTTAATCCTAAAGATCACTCAGTAGTAGTGAGGAGAAATTGATGAATAAACAACCCAGCCCTCAAGAAATATATCCAGCGTATTACAGAAATAGTTTCAAAAAAATTGGTGTACTTGGCGACGGTGTCATGGGAAGTCAGATTGCTGTCCACCTCACTAACTGTCGTATACCAACTATTTTGTATTGCACCATTACAATTGATGAAAAAGCTAAACCAGAATACATACGCAATCTCAAAAAGAGAATACTTGCTCTCAAACCCCCAGCGCTTGCATTACCAGCTTGGATAGATGAGATAGAAATTGCATTTCTGGATGACGCTCAAGGTAAAAAATCACTTGGTGAGTGCGACTTACTAATTGAAGCAATTATCGAACAAATTGATGAAAAGAAAAAATTATACCAGAGTATCGCTTCATCCGTCAATAAAAATGCCATTATTGCGTCAAACACTTCAGGCTTATCAATACAATCGCTTGCACAAGTACTGCCTAAGGAGTTTGCATCAAGATTCTGCGGGATACATTTTTTTAATCCAGTCAGATACTTAGCATTATGCGAGCTTATCCCACTCGCAACTGTACCCCCACAACAAATACAAACGTTGCGTGGATTTCTTTCATCGGTACTTGGTAAACATGTAGTAATCAGTAAAGACTCTCCAGCGTTTATAGGTAATCGGTTAGGTTTATTTTGCGTACTCGCAACCTTTTCGCTCGCTGAAAAACACAAACTCCCGCCCGATCTCGTCGATGAATTAACCGGGAGCTTTATTAAACATGCCAGTAGTGCAACGTTCCGCACCGCTGATGTGGTTGGATTGGATGTCTTAGCTTTTGTCGCAGAAAATATGGAGAAAAATCTTACCAGTGACCCATGGCATGCTTATTTTTCACTTCCAGCTTGGATTAAAAAATTATTGTTGGAAAAGAAACTAGGGGCAAAAACTGGCCAAGGTATTTATCACAAGCGCGGTAAAGATATCTATGTATTTGATCCAAGTTTAAACGACTACCGATTGACTGCAAAAAAACTAGACCCAGAACTTAAAAAACTTGTTCGCTCTTCAGAACAAGGTATCGTAAGCGCTTTAGTTGAACTTAAAAAAATAAACAATGCTCAATCTGCCTTTTTATGGGATTTACATAGAGAATTATTTTTATACGCAAGTTACCATTTGGACAGTTTTGCCCAATCTGTCAGAGAAGCGGATATTGCTATTACATCAGGATTTGGCTGGGAAATAGGGATCTTTGAACTTTGGCAAGCAGCTGGGATAGATAAAATCAATCAGTTAATTCTTAATGATTGCTCTAACAAAAATCAATTAAGTACAGTTTCACTCCCTACATGGGTACAATCAGGACAACCGTTTTACACTACTGAAGGGGCTCTAAGCCCATCCCAATCTAAAAGAATTTCACTTTTAGAATCAGGAATTGGTGCAAGAACAATTAGAAGCGCTCGAGTAGTTGCTGAACAAGGGAATGCTGATAAAGTTTTTTTTGAAAATGATGGCATTATCGCGCATGAAATTAATTCATCCTTGATTGCGATTGCGCATAAAACTAAATTAAATGTTTTAAGCTACGATGTCATTAAAGGATACCATACGGTATTAGACCAACTTGAATCAAGAGATGCCGCAATAGTTATTCACCAGTTAAAACCACATTTTGGTGCTGGAGCAAATCTTGCTGAAATGATTGTCGCCGCTAAAATAGGCAAGATACGCAGTTCTGGTATGTTGAGTTCTTTGAAAAGTAAAGCAGCAGTAATGCTGGACGATCGTCTTCCTGATATTAGCAATATGCCTCCAGTCAGTGAAGTTATTCCTTTACTTCAAAATCTTTGTATGCGTCTAAAACATGGCCGCAACCCTGTCGTTGCTTGTGTAGAAGGCTTGACATTAGGTGGTTGCTGCGAAATTATTCTCCATACTACTAGAAATGTGGCCGCATTAAATAGTTACATTGGTCTGGTTGAGATAGGTGTTGGGTTGCTCCCTGCCGGAGGTGGAACTAAAGAAATGGCTTTCCGTGCCTCATTAAAGACTAGTGGAGCGCCAACTATGTTCTTTCACCAACAACATGTAGAGCAAATTCTAATGGGCAAGGTTAGTGAAAATGCCTATCAGGCTAGAAATTTTAACTACCTAAGGCAAGAAGATATAATCATCGCCAATCCCGATGAATTATTTCATACCGGATGTAAAGTCGCGTTATCACTACTAGAAACTGACTACCGACCAGAGCCTAGAAATACTGCTTTTGAAGTACTTGGAATGGATGGCTATGCTACTATCCTAAGCCAATTAGAAAACATGCACTATGGGAAATTTATTAGCGACTATGATCGACATTGCGCAACTACCATAGCTCATGTTTATTGTGGAGGTGGAGTTGACACCCATGAAAAAGTAACTTCTGACTGGATGTTACTAAAAGAGCGCGATGCTTTTTTAGAGTTACTGGAACAAGAAAAAACTCAAGAACGAATTGAGTACATGTTAAAAAATAACAAGCCTCTGAGGAACTAATTATGAAAAAAGTATTTATTATAGACACGATTAGAACGGCAGTTGGTAAACGCAATGGTGTATTCTCACGCACCAGACCAGATGATTTGCTCGTGCATTGCCTTCGAGCATTGGTGCAAAGAAATAATTCAGTTGATTGGGAAAGAGTAGGTGATCATATTGCTGGTTGCGCCATGCCTGAAGCAGAACAAGGACTCAATGTAGCTCGCAGTGC contains these protein-coding regions:
- a CDS encoding 3-hydroxyacyl-CoA dehydrogenase/enoyl-CoA hydratase family protein, coding for MNKQPSPQEIYPAYYRNSFKKIGVLGDGVMGSQIAVHLTNCRIPTILYCTITIDEKAKPEYIRNLKKRILALKPPALALPAWIDEIEIAFLDDAQGKKSLGECDLLIEAIIEQIDEKKKLYQSIASSVNKNAIIASNTSGLSIQSLAQVLPKEFASRFCGIHFFNPVRYLALCELIPLATVPPQQIQTLRGFLSSVLGKHVVISKDSPAFIGNRLGLFCVLATFSLAEKHKLPPDLVDELTGSFIKHASSATFRTADVVGLDVLAFVAENMEKNLTSDPWHAYFSLPAWIKKLLLEKKLGAKTGQGIYHKRGKDIYVFDPSLNDYRLTAKKLDPELKKLVRSSEQGIVSALVELKKINNAQSAFLWDLHRELFLYASYHLDSFAQSVREADIAITSGFGWEIGIFELWQAAGIDKINQLILNDCSNKNQLSTVSLPTWVQSGQPFYTTEGALSPSQSKRISLLESGIGARTIRSARVVAEQGNADKVFFENDGIIAHEINSSLIAIAHKTKLNVLSYDVIKGYHTVLDQLESRDAAIVIHQLKPHFGAGANLAEMIVAAKIGKIRSSGMLSSLKSKAAVMLDDRLPDISNMPPVSEVIPLLQNLCMRLKHGRNPVVACVEGLTLGGCCEIILHTTRNVAALNSYIGLVEIGVGLLPAGGGTKEMAFRASLKTSGAPTMFFHQQHVEQILMGKVSENAYQARNFNYLRQEDIIIANPDELFHTGCKVALSLLETDYRPEPRNTAFEVLGMDGYATILSQLENMHYGKFISDYDRHCATTIAHVYCGGGVDTHEKVTSDWMLLKERDAFLELLEQEKTQERIEYMLKNNKPLRN
- a CDS encoding acyl-CoA dehydrogenase, which encodes MLLVLSTLFYIWLLFLAIAKNKKSFIRSIISVLGITLLFLYIQLTSNIGDTDGVTKFSVTFVDIGILLITLVVLFFVSIKGLRLWVTKLFYDKLKNTLPKISATEMTVIQAGNTWIEKNILQGEIDWYEINKIKINDFTAEEKSFLATEVNQLCELVVSEEIKKNKNLSPEIWKYIREKGFLGMVLPKKYGGLGFSAHAHSAVVAKLATCSQPLAVTVMVPNSLGPGELLIHYGTEEQRNYYLPRLAKGVDIPCFALTSPVAGSDAGSIEDSGTVCFGEYQGNAKVLGLRLNWEKRYITLCPVATLLGLAFKAYDPDNLLPVNHPLKGKVRLGITLAIIPTNLPGIQIGNRHDPMGVSFQNGPTRGKDVFIPMDHIVGGIDRIGHGWQMLTECLSIGRGISLPSLSVAGCKLTLATTTAYATVREQFNLPVARFEAVADRICTLAENTFSTESAQRLTSSSIDEGTVPAVITAMIKYKNTELLRNSVNIAFDIHGGRAIMCGPRNYLEEIYRSIPIAITVEGANILTQSLIVFGQGIMRCHPYLLAEVEALSTQDQKLAIEKLEKSLFPHLGYVMGNLSSSLAYGYSFGHFAPSIGNGVLKRMTQAVSSTSYILSLTSDLALLLYGGNLKRMEIASSKFATVWTNLYYALSCIKRFQVINEPKNLEPLLRITVLDLVYQARDNLRDILSDLPIVPGRVLATLLLPTNRPFGHISNRERVAVSELFCMNNGPRVLFTDNLFRSPSIEHPLTRIESAFQAVTDEKYKLVARQLKSLPIDAPKRLPNESLSDWLNKIVSAGYISEEQKRLYVHTKALVLDAVMVDEFNPKDHSVVVRRN
- a CDS encoding RNA polymerase sigma factor, whose product is MSHNLKIKKVESLVMPHLPYLHRVARRFCNNRSDADDLVHDLLVKLFEQPDLIERVEYLKTWLVRCLYNLYIDGVRKNSKTVAMEPETIQEIIESGSSAQIKTLEEIKDLEQLNVVLGRLLSNLPATQRAIVVLHDMEGYQLSELATQLDIPIGTVKSRLHRGRERLKALLIEAGYGKLEQENDSNNNANDGNL